One window of the Labilibaculum sp. genome contains the following:
- a CDS encoding ABC-F family ATP-binding cassette domain-containing protein, whose amino-acid sequence MISVDALAVEFGGTNLFKDISFVINEKDRIALMGKNGAGKSTLLKIIAGAESPSRGRVSSPKDKVIAYLPQHLMTDNTRTVFEETAQAFASIFEMEKQIEEMNVELGTRTDFESESYYKLIEDVSALSEKYYSIEEINYDSEVEKTLFGLGFVREDFTRPTSEFSGGWRMRIELAKILLQNPDLILLDEPTNHLDIESIQWLEDFLINSGKAVVIISHDRAFVDKITTRTIEITMGRIYDYKVNYSQYLELRKERRVHQQKAFDEQQKMIADNQTFIDRFKGTYSKTLAVQSRVKMLEKLDIVEVDEEDNSALRLKFPPSPRSGNYPVIMEDVEKTYGDHTVFSGVNFTIQRGEKLAFVGKNGEGKSTLVKAIMQEIEHGGNLTLGHNTMIGYFAQNQASLMDENLTVFQTIDDIAKGDIRTKIKDILGAFMFGGDNSTKKVKVLSGGEKTRLAMIKLLLEPVNLLILDEPTNHLDMKTKDILKAALKEFDGTIILVSHDRDFLDGLAEKVYEFGNKKVKEHLGDIYSFLSKKKMENLNELERKN is encoded by the coding sequence ATGATTAGTGTAGATGCTTTGGCGGTAGAATTTGGAGGAACCAATTTATTTAAAGACATTTCCTTTGTGATTAATGAAAAGGATAGAATTGCTTTAATGGGAAAAAACGGGGCTGGTAAATCTACTCTTTTGAAAATTATAGCAGGAGCCGAAAGTCCTTCCCGGGGAAGAGTTTCAAGTCCTAAGGATAAGGTGATTGCTTATTTGCCTCAGCATTTAATGACTGATAATACCCGTACGGTATTCGAAGAAACAGCTCAGGCTTTTGCTTCTATTTTCGAGATGGAGAAACAGATTGAGGAAATGAATGTGGAATTGGGTACGCGAACAGATTTTGAATCGGAAAGTTATTACAAGCTAATTGAGGATGTTTCTGCTTTAAGTGAAAAATACTATTCGATAGAAGAAATAAACTACGATTCGGAAGTTGAGAAAACACTGTTTGGATTGGGGTTTGTACGGGAAGATTTCACAAGACCAACCAGCGAATTTAGTGGTGGTTGGAGAATGAGAATCGAATTGGCAAAAATTCTTTTGCAAAATCCAGATTTGATTCTTTTGGATGAGCCGACCAATCATTTGGATATTGAATCGATACAATGGTTAGAGGATTTCCTGATTAATTCAGGAAAAGCTGTTGTTATTATTTCTCACGACAGGGCTTTTGTTGATAAAATTACAACCCGGACGATAGAAATTACAATGGGTAGAATTTACGATTACAAAGTAAATTATTCTCAATATTTAGAGCTTCGTAAGGAGCGGAGAGTTCATCAGCAAAAAGCATTTGATGAACAGCAAAAAATGATTGCAGACAATCAGACTTTTATCGACAGGTTTAAGGGGACGTATTCCAAAACACTGGCAGTTCAGTCGAGGGTGAAAATGCTCGAAAAACTCGATATTGTTGAGGTTGATGAAGAAGATAATTCAGCACTTCGTTTAAAATTTCCGCCATCGCCTCGTTCAGGAAATTATCCTGTAATTATGGAAGATGTTGAAAAAACTTACGGGGATCATACCGTATTTTCAGGTGTGAATTTTACAATACAAAGAGGAGAGAAACTTGCTTTTGTAGGGAAAAACGGAGAAGGGAAATCGACTTTGGTAAAAGCCATTATGCAGGAAATTGAGCATGGCGGAAACTTAACGCTTGGGCACAACACGATGATTGGTTATTTTGCTCAGAATCAGGCTTCGTTGATGGATGAAAACCTGACTGTCTTTCAAACCATTGATGATATTGCCAAGGGAGATATTCGAACAAAAATTAAAGATATATTAGGCGCTTTCATGTTTGGAGGTGATAACTCTACAAAGAAGGTGAAAGTTCTGTCTGGCGGAGAAAAAACCAGATTGGCAATGATTAAATTGTTGCTGGAACCGGTGAATTTGCTGATTCTTGATGAGCCAACCAATCATTTGGATATGAAAACCAAAGATATTTTGAAAGCAGCCTTGAAAGAATTTGACGGAACTATAATTCTGGTTTCTCACGATCGTGATTTTCTGGATGGTTTGGCCGAGAAAGTTTACGAATTTGGAAACAAGAAGGTGAAGGAACATTTGGGTGATATTTACTCATTCCTGAGCAAGAAAAAAATGGAAAATTTAAACGAGCTGGAACGTAAAAACTAG
- a CDS encoding glutathione peroxidase, whose translation MSFAQESIHQFTLTAIDGSEFSFADLKGKKIMIVNTASKCGLTPQYELLEALYKEYQDKDFVIVGFPANNFLWQEPGTDEEIKEFCTKNYGVSFPMMSKISVKGNDIHPIYSWLTQKSKNGVMDSKIKWNFQKYLIDENGKLVDVLSPKEKPNCEKVILWLQE comes from the coding sequence ATGAGCTTTGCCCAAGAAAGTATTCATCAATTTACCCTTACAGCTATTGATGGATCTGAATTTAGTTTTGCTGATTTGAAGGGCAAAAAAATCATGATTGTCAATACGGCATCTAAATGCGGATTGACTCCTCAATACGAATTACTTGAGGCTTTATACAAGGAATATCAGGATAAAGATTTTGTAATTGTAGGCTTTCCTGCCAATAACTTCCTTTGGCAGGAACCTGGAACTGATGAAGAAATAAAAGAATTTTGCACAAAGAATTATGGCGTCAGCTTTCCCATGATGTCGAAAATATCAGTAAAAGGAAATGATATACATCCAATTTACAGCTGGCTGACACAAAAGTCGAAAAATGGAGTGATGGATTCGAAAATAAAATGGAACTTCCAAAAATACCTGATTGATGAAAATGGGAAGCTCGTTGATGTCCTTTCACCAAAAGAAAAACCAAATTGTGAAAAGGTAATTTTATGGTTGCAAGAGTAA
- a CDS encoding C69 family dipeptidase, with protein sequence MKKQFRMSLFILMASISFSAIAQDKSDWKNGVPEGCTTITVGKMATIDGSVITSHTDDSHRTRAWMNVVPSKKHNKGNKFELFERSAYDSLAMPTYQHKKIGEIDQVEKTYQFLNTAYPCINEKQLAIGESTFGGHEELFSTECLIDCQRLQQLMLERCSSAREAISLADDLLKKYGWRDYGECLTIADKKEVWHFEVVGPGKGKVGAVWVAQRVPNDHISVNANASTIKEIDLKNPDYFMASANIFDVAKENGWWKEGETFRWNYAYAPESRLSLASRRREWRVLSMAAPSLNLDANDKDYPFSVKPDEKITMNKLVEIFKDYYEGTPYNFVKNIKQADKDGNEVISPFANPFMPYDMNKLFRVNGGWDELGERTIARWYTMYATIIQCRDWLPDEVGGIVWLAQDNVASSIYIPVYSGSADLAESYKVKARKLGYTRTSAWWAFNRLGTLSAQRWGDMRHDIDKVFVPLQKSYFEEQAKIDEQFMSLSKKKRVEFLTNRTIQLGNEVVEKAWEIGDGIWTKYDEKF encoded by the coding sequence ATGAAAAAACAATTTAGAATGAGCCTGTTCATTTTAATGGCGTCAATTTCATTTTCTGCCATTGCTCAGGACAAATCAGATTGGAAAAATGGTGTTCCGGAAGGATGTACCACCATAACGGTTGGAAAAATGGCTACTATCGATGGCTCTGTTATTACATCTCACACCGATGACAGTCACCGCACAAGAGCCTGGATGAATGTTGTTCCCTCAAAAAAACACAACAAAGGAAATAAATTCGAATTGTTTGAACGCTCTGCTTACGATAGTTTGGCAATGCCAACTTATCAGCATAAAAAAATAGGAGAAATCGATCAGGTAGAAAAAACCTACCAATTCTTAAATACTGCCTACCCTTGCATTAACGAAAAGCAATTGGCTATTGGTGAATCTACGTTTGGCGGCCATGAAGAATTATTCTCAACAGAATGTTTGATCGATTGTCAGCGTTTGCAGCAATTAATGCTGGAAAGATGTTCATCAGCCAGAGAAGCAATTAGTTTGGCTGATGATTTACTAAAAAAATACGGTTGGCGCGATTATGGTGAGTGTCTTACCATTGCTGATAAAAAAGAGGTTTGGCATTTTGAGGTTGTGGGTCCGGGAAAAGGAAAAGTAGGAGCCGTTTGGGTTGCTCAACGAGTTCCGAACGATCACATTTCGGTAAATGCGAACGCCAGCACCATTAAAGAGATTGATTTAAAAAATCCGGATTATTTTATGGCATCGGCGAATATTTTTGATGTTGCCAAAGAAAACGGATGGTGGAAAGAAGGCGAAACATTCCGCTGGAATTACGCTTATGCACCGGAGAGTCGTTTGTCTCTGGCTTCACGAAGAAGAGAATGGCGGGTACTTTCAATGGCAGCTCCTTCCCTGAATTTGGATGCCAACGACAAAGATTATCCTTTTTCGGTAAAACCGGATGAAAAAATAACAATGAATAAATTGGTGGAGATCTTTAAAGATTACTACGAAGGAACTCCATATAACTTTGTGAAGAATATCAAACAAGCAGATAAAGACGGAAACGAAGTGATATCCCCTTTTGCAAATCCTTTTATGCCTTACGATATGAACAAATTGTTTCGTGTAAATGGCGGATGGGATGAGTTGGGAGAAAGAACCATAGCCCGTTGGTATACTATGTATGCTACGATTATTCAATGTCGTGATTGGTTGCCTGATGAAGTTGGAGGAATAGTTTGGTTGGCGCAGGATAATGTTGCAAGCTCAATTTATATTCCTGTTTATTCCGGATCTGCAGATTTAGCTGAAAGCTATAAAGTAAAAGCCCGAAAATTAGGTTACACCCGTACTTCAGCATGGTGGGCTTTCAACAGATTGGGTACATTATCTGCCCAGCGATGGGGCGACATGCGTCACGATATTGACAAGGTGTTTGTTCCATTGCAAAAAAGCTATTTTGAAGAACAGGCGAAAATTGATGAACAATTCATGAGTTTGAGTAAGAAAAAAAGAGTGGAATTCCTTACCAACAGAACCATTCAACTTGGAAACGAAGTTGTGGAAAAGGCGTGGGAAATTGGAGATGGAATCTGGACCAAATACGATGAAAAATTCTAA
- a CDS encoding S1-like domain-containing RNA-binding protein, with product MIKYNIVSMIGQFASLKVAKIVDFGVYLQGEDESLILLPTRYVPPKTQLDDTIKVFIYRDSENRIIATTLIPYATVGEFAYLKVKTVNNLGAFLDWGIAKDLFVPFSEQKDNMQVGYSYLIFVYLDNASGRIVGTAKIENVLRDVETSYTEGDEVEILIGRRNDLGYQVLISNDALGMLYQNEIFEPVRCGDVRKAYIKKIRPDGKIDVSLQKQGYENKIPDSGEQILSQLKKEDGFLPLNDKSSPEDIYHLLNMSKKNFKKAVGLLYKQKLITIEDSGIFLVKGTK from the coding sequence GTGATAAAATATAATATTGTGAGTATGATTGGTCAGTTTGCATCGTTAAAAGTTGCTAAAATAGTCGATTTTGGAGTGTATTTACAGGGAGAAGATGAATCTTTAATTCTTTTACCTACCAGATATGTGCCTCCTAAAACCCAATTGGATGATACTATTAAAGTATTTATCTATCGTGATTCTGAAAATCGAATTATTGCAACAACTCTTATTCCCTATGCTACCGTAGGTGAATTTGCTTACTTAAAGGTGAAAACAGTCAATAATTTAGGCGCATTTCTCGACTGGGGAATCGCTAAAGATTTGTTTGTGCCGTTTAGTGAGCAAAAGGACAACATGCAGGTTGGTTATTCTTACTTAATATTTGTGTATCTGGATAATGCATCCGGCCGGATTGTTGGAACAGCAAAAATTGAGAATGTACTTAGAGACGTGGAAACCTCGTATACTGAAGGTGACGAAGTTGAAATTCTTATCGGAAGAAGGAATGATTTAGGCTATCAGGTATTGATTAGTAACGATGCATTAGGAATGTTGTATCAGAATGAAATATTTGAACCTGTTCGTTGCGGAGATGTGCGTAAGGCATATATTAAAAAAATCAGACCTGACGGAAAAATAGACGTTAGCCTGCAAAAACAAGGTTATGAAAACAAAATTCCTGATTCTGGAGAACAAATTCTATCTCAGCTAAAAAAAGAAGATGGTTTTCTTCCTTTAAACGACAAAAGTTCACCTGAAGATATTTATCACCTTTTAAATATGAGTAAAAAGAACTTCAAAAAAGCGGTAGGCCTGCTCTACAAACAAAAACTAATCACCATTGAAGATTCAGGCATTTTTTTAGTGAAAGGCACTAAATAA